The genomic interval GGGATTTAGGGAGAGTCTTATAGCAAGAAACTCTCTAATGGCTTTCTGAATCCCTCTCTTATCTCCCCTTTCCAAGGGGAGAAGATATGTTATCTCTCCCGCCGATGGACAGATGATATTCTCTTACTTCCACTCCGGCACTCGCGCGTCTTTGGGCGCGTCGTTGCTCGGGATGAAGGGTTTGATGTCGAGCACCGGCGTTCCGTCGAGCGCATCCAACCCCTCCAGGCGCAGTATATTGTCTTTCCTCTCCAGCAGGCGGGCGACTTTCATCCCCAGGGGATTGGGGCGGAAGAGCGAGCGCGATGCGAAAACGCCGACTTCGGGCAGGGAGGGGTCGCCCCGATAACGCACACGCAGAGCCATCTTCGATTTATCGGTTGCCCGGTGCGCCCAGTATATGACGATAACATGTGAATATCTTTCGATCCCTTCGAGCCCGGCGCTGAACTCAGGCTCGATGATAATTTCGGAGACGACGCCTGTCCAGTCGTGCTCCGGCCTGGGTGTTTGCTTGACCGGGCTGCTCACGAAACCGATGGGCTGGAGTGGCATTCTGTTGTGGTTCATCGGCAACAATGATAATACAAAACGGAGAAAGTCCACAAACAAAACCCCTCGTTCAACCGAACGAGGGGTCATGAGACTGCACGCGTTTTGGGTTACTCCAGCGGAGTCATGGTGAGCAGTTTCCTGGCTATATCAGGGTACTGGCAGATGAATTTTAGCTCATCCTCCACCAGCGGCTTGTGGGCTTCCACGTTGGCGTAGCGCACCAGCTCTAATATCTCGTTAGCTTTTTCCTTGCTGTCCGGCAAAGAGATATTTTCCGGGGCTTTTTTAGACATCTTGTCCACCATAAAGCGGAAGCCGGAGATGCCGCTGTACTGGCCGGCGCATATCTCGCGCCCGGTCTCCACCAGAACGGGCTCACCGCGCCCCAGCTCCTCGAAGCCGTAAAGCTCGTAGTTCTGCGGGTCCTTGAGCACGCCGTCGGCGTGGATGCCGGAGGCATGGGCAAAGCAGTTTTTGCCCACGCCGGGCTGG from Dehalococcoidia bacterium carries:
- the tsaA gene encoding tRNA (N6-threonylcarbamoyladenosine(37)-N6)-methyltransferase TrmO gives rise to the protein MTPRSVERGVLFVDFLRFVLSLLPMNHNRMPLQPIGFVSSPVKQTPRPEHDWTGVVSEIIIEPEFSAGLEGIERYSHVIVIYWAHRATDKSKMALRVRYRGDPSLPEVGVFASRSLFRPNPLGMKVARLLERKDNILRLEGLDALDGTPVLDIKPFIPSNDAPKDARVPEWK
- a CDS encoding homocitrate synthase, translating into KSKGFNEKYQLAGNIKLDKAWKLAQFASYAFGVEIPLNQPGVGKNCFAHASGIHADGVLKDPQNYELYGFEELGRGEPVLVETGREICAGQYSGISGFRFMVDKMSKKAPENISLPDSKEKANEILELVRYANVEAHKPLVEDELKFICQYPDIARKLLTMTPLE